TCGGCATGATAAGTTTTTTTCTTCCAATACACTTCGTTCCAAATTTTCGCCATAGAAAACAGAGTCGCGAGGCTGACCAAAATTGCAGCTGCTGCAATGAGATAGTCCCCCTCTTCCAAACTGCTTCTCACCAACAGGAATTTGCCAAAGAAGCCTGGAAGAGGAGGTATTCCTGCCAATGCTAAGGCAGGAATGGAAAATAAAATAGCCAAAGCAGGAGCTGCGGAATACAATCCTCCCAAATCTCTGATCTCATAACTATGCGAGCGTTGATTGACCAGACCAGCGACAAAGAAAAGGGAAGTTTTCGAGAAAATATTGTGTGCAACAAAATAAATCGCTCCAGCCAAACTGCCAATTGTGGAGATCGCCATCCCCATCACCATATACCCTACTTGGCTGATAATGTGGAATGAGAGAATTTTTCTAGTATCATACTGAGAAGCTGCCATCAAGACCCCAACAATCATCGTTAGAAAGGCGGTCACGAGGAAAAAAGGTTTCCAAAAAGCTGTTTCAGAAAAAAAATACAAGCTTTGAAAGCGGATCAGCGTGTAAATAGCCACTTTTGTCAATGTTCCTGAAAAAAGAGCTGTAATCACAATTGGCGGCGTATGATAAGAAGCGGGAAGCCAAAAGAAAAAAGGAAACAAAGCCGCTTTGATACTGAAGGCGATGAAAAAAAGCATGCAAACGCCGCTGATGTAAGGAACTTCTCCGGCATCCATCAACCGTTTAGCAATATCTGCCATATTTAGAGAACCGACCATTCCATAAAGAATTCCGATCGCCGAAACAAAAAAGATTGAAGCAACAAAGTTAATTGTCAGATATTTGATCCCAGCGCTAAGCTGATCCTTCTCCTTTCCTAAGGTGATCAGCACAAAAGATGCGGTTAACATCACTTCATACCAAACATAAAGGTTAAAAATATCGCCTGTGATAAAGGCTCCGTTCACACCGGTCAATAAACAAAACACTAAAGGGTAAAAACCGCTTTTTTCCCGCTTTTCATCCAAACTGCCGCAAGCATAGAGAATCACGGAAACAGCAACGCAGGCAGTTGCAGTCAACATAATCATGGAAAGCCGATCCAACACGATGCTGATGCCAAACGGAGCTTCCCAGCCACCCAATTGGAAAGCGACAATGCCCAGGCGATAGACATAAAAAAACAGATAGATCGAAGAGGCAAGCATGGAAAAGGCTGCAACTGTGCTAATCCATTTCTGCGCTTTCGCATTTCCTAAAGTTGCCATCAACACAATAGCGGCAATCAACGGAAGAATAAGAGGCAGCACCGGTAAGATCATCAATTTTCCTTAAGGTCGTCCAGATCGCTGATCTTCGTCACACCATAAAACTTGTAAGCAAGCACAAGAGCAAAGGCGGTGACTCCTAAACTGATCACAATGGCAGTTAGAATCAGAGCTTGCGGTAAAGGATCGGCCAGCATCAAGGAATTTTGCCCCTGTTCAACAAAAGGAGGGCGGCCCAAAGTCAATTTACCTGAGGCAAAAATCAACAAATTCGTCGCATGCCCCAATAAAATCAAACCGATCACCAACTTAAATAAACTTCGGCGTAAGAGCAGAAAGACTCCGGATCCGAATAACACTCCGACAACGATCGCCAATAAAAACTTCAATTTACTCCTCCATCAACAAAAATGCCGTCTGTGTCAACATCCCTATCACAGTGCAATAGACTCCCAAATCAAACAAAATCGGCGTTCCTAATTTGATTCCCATCCCTAAATCTATCCATTCTCCTTTCATAAAAGGAACTCCGAAGAGCACCCCAGGGAAGCCGGAAAGTACAGAGAATGCCAGTCCAAGCCCCATCATTTTGATCGGATTAAGGAAAATCACTTTCCTCCCCTGACTTACTCCAAATGCCATCATGTAAAGGATCTCTGCAGCGCCTACCATCAATCCTGCAATAAACCCGCCTCCAGGATCGTTGTGTCCACGCAAAAATACCACGACAGACAAAGCAATCAAAAGAGGACGAAGAATTTTTGCCGCAATCTGCAGAATTGCCGATTCTTCCCGCATTTTTTCGATTGCAGTTTCTCCATTCATCAAGGAAAAGATCCCAAGAGCCGCAATCGTCAAGACAGTGATCTCCCCAAGCGTATCAAAGGCTCGAAAGTCAACAAGGATCACATTGACAATATTGCGTCCAAACGCTTCAGGATAACTAACTTCTTTATAAAAATTGGAAATAGGCGCTCCTAAATCCACAGCATTTGCCTGTAGAATCAAAACGGCCATGCTCGCCCCGACAGCCGTTGCGATGACTGCGTCTCTCATCCTCTCCCCCTTATCCGATTGACTCACATAGCGTGGAAGATAGTAAAGGAGCGCCATCGACAAAATGATCATCATCACTTCTGCAAGGATCATCGTGATCGGGAGATCCACTCCGCTAAACACAATGAAGACCATGACAATACCAAAGCCCACCACCCCCATCGAAATGAGAGCGACTACTCTTGAAGGAGAGGAAACGGCATAAAAAACAGAAACAATGATCAACAGCAAAATCGCAGCTTGACTGATCGGTATTTCGTCAAAATTTAGTGCGATCTCCACAGCATGAGAATGCCAAAGGAGCAGCCACACAAACGCTGATGCCACAGAAAAAATTGTCATCAGATAAAACCGGTGGTATCCATGCTGAACGATACCGGTTTTTTCTTTTGTAAACGCCAAAAACCTGTCGATCAAGCGGAAAAATAGATCGGAGAATTTCTGAGAGCAATATCGGACATTGACTCTTTGAACGGATTCGATGAAAACTTCCTTTTTAATGTACAAAAATCCACCCAGAACAAGAGTTAGAAGACTGATGAGTTGAATCGTATTCCATCCGGTCCAAAGTTTTAGCTCGATCGCTCCAAAATGGGGGTTGATATCTGAAATGGCTTCCGCAGTTAATGCATTAGCAATGCTTTCAGGAAAAATGCCAAGAACTAAACTAAGGAAAACAAGGACGACAGGTCCAAGGATCATCGAGATCACAGGTTTTTCCGGACGTTTCAAATACTGGCCAGCCTTTCCCCAAAAAACATCAATAGACAACCGCAAAGAGAGAAAAACCATGATCATATTGGTAATGACACCGGCAGGTAGGATAAACCAGTAAGCATTTGGAGCGTGAACCTTAGCTTCGTAAACCAACTCTTTGCTAATGAAGCCTAGCATAGGAGGAATACCGGCCATGGAAACTAAAGCCAGACACATCACAACAGCAGTCAGAGGCATGTATCGATAAAGGCCTCCAAGCTTTGGGATTTCTCGAGTGTGGGTTTGTTTTTGGATCACTCCTGCAAGCATGAATAACGTTCCTTTATAGAAAGCGTGCACCAGGATATACAGAATTGCTGCATTGATCGCATACTCCGTATCCGTGCCAATCAGCAACACAATAGTTCCCAGAGCGCTGATCGTTGAATAAGCAAGAACTTTTTTAAGATCTGTCTGTGTCACGCTGCTCCAGGCGCCGACAAACATCGTCGTCACACCAACTACCGTTAGGATGTAGTGCCAACTTTCCGTCCCGCCAAGAACAGGATTGAGCCTCAATAAGAGAAAAATCCCTGCTTTGACCATCGTCGCAGAATGCAAATAAGCGCTGACTGGCGTCGGGGCAACCATTGCACCAGGCAGCCAAAAATGAAAAGGAAACTGCGCTGATTTTGTCAATGCGCCGATCAGAATGAGAATCAATGCGGGAAAATAAAAAGCAGAGTTTTGCAAAGCGGCAGGATTGGATAAAAGTGTTCTGAATTCATAATCGGGATAAGCCATCCCCAAGACAATGAACCCTGCAAGAAGCGCCTGTCCTCCCAATCCTGTAATTAGCAGAGCTTGCAGCGCACCTTTTCTAGCGCTCTCTTTTTCATGATCAAATCCAATCAACAGGTAGGAAAAGATTCCTGTCAACTCCCAAAACAGAAAAAAAGTAAGAAGATTTCCAGCGATCACCAGCCCTAGCATGGCAGCCATAAACAAAATGAGGTGTCCCATAAACACCTCTTTGCGCGGATAAGCCTTCGTGTAGTAAGAGCCGTAAATTAAGATCAATGCCCCTATCCCAAGCACCAATAGACCGAAAAACTCGCTTAATCCGTCAAAATAGAAGGAAAGGCTGATCTCGTATTGAGGAATCCATCCGTAGGATTCCGTCAAAACGTGATCCTTTTCCAAAGTTGGCATGATCCAGAGAAATTCCAATATCCCATAAAAAGGAGCAAGGGCATAGATCCATCCCGCCCATTTTCCTAAGCGATTTTTGATCAGTATCGCGATGGGTCCTAACATAAAGAGAGCTAGTAAGTAATAGCCAAATGGAATCAGCAAAGTAACTGCCTCGGGCAAATAAAAGACCCAGACTAACTGAAGCGTTCAATGACGGTCAACAAATTTTAACCTGTGATTGTGTCCTAATCTGCGGCCAAACGCTACAGATGAAGGTTAGATTTTGAAAATTTTGATCGGAGACATGTCTTTGACATGGCGGAGGAGAAATTTATCGAAAGATGACCTTCAGCTGTAGATGATTGGTCGCAGATTAGGACACAATCGCAGGTTTTATAGAGAAAAAACGTCAACTTCTTCATAAATTCGACGCATTGCGCTTCCCTCACTTCCCTTCTGAGGCGTATTCAGAATCGATACTTTAGCTCCCGATCCAAACCCCGGTCCTCCGCTTTGCTGAATCGCCGTCCAAAACGATTCCTGCAGATCGTCCCCATTCAACACATTGACCATTGGAGCGTGACGGCTTTGAAGAAAATGCAAAATTTGCCTTCTGGCATCCCTTGCAAAATAGGTAAAATACTCCTGAATAGACCCTTTGCATTCATCTGCCGTCCTTTGCAGGCGGTTTAACTCCCCGACTAAACTTTCCGAGAAGCTGCGGCACTCTTCTGTCGAGCACTTCCCAACAGCTTGAAGTCCGGATAAACGGCGCATCGCTTTCCAAATATCTCCTAAAAGCTCAAGCGATGCCAGGCTGGGGTGATAAGCTTTGCACCAAGTTTCCAAAAGAATTCTGGGAGCATATTCTCCCCAAAGCGCATGTCCCGCTGTCCACAAAGCTCCATCCAAAAATGTTCCCGGCCTGGAAAGGAAACTTGTCAAGACCACAGCGCCTGCAAAAGGTTGCCTGCGCATATGTGCTGCTGCAAAATCGATCAGATCCAACGGGATCACAGGCCAAAACCCTTCGCCTTGTCCAACACTTCCAACATTCAAAATGGGAAGCAGCCGAGTTGCGCTTGTGTCGGGAAGTTCGCGTAAGAGCTCCCAAAGCGGGTGATAACCGAGATGATGATTAATAGGATTGCCGTTCAAAGCAGAAAAACTTACCATCGTCTGCTCGCCAACCCCATCCATGAACTCAGGGATCCAATGGATAGAGCTCCTCGGATCCAATTCATAAACAAGCGCGCAGCGTCCTTGAATTGCCTCTTCGACAGCTTTCACCTCCCGCAAAGCAAGATCAATCATCAGGTCGTCTCTAGCCATCGGATGATGAAGATATTTTCCTGAGCTGTAAGTCCCTTTCCAATAAACAGCTTGAATCCCTTCAAGGTTTTCAAACACCGGATTCCATCCTGCGTCAAAAGGAGTTGAATCTGGCGCTTTTGCCAATAAAACTACCTCTAAACCAAATTTTTTAAAAACCTGCAGATGATTGGGATACTGTTCCAGGACCACTCCATTGTACCCCATTTGCAGAAGGCGTTTGCACAAATATTTTTCTTCAAATTTCTTCTTTGGATAAAGCCATCGACAAGGATAAGCTGCTTCATGTTTTCCAAGATAATCAGCCCCATGTCCACTGGCAAAGGCCGCTTCCCACAATCCGGCACCCTGAAAAATAGCGGCTGCGCTTCCCCCTTCTATGCACACGTTGCTGCCCTGCAGATGTATGCGGTAAGACTCTTTGGCAAGGGAGGGTTTGATTGCCGCATCGAAAACCGGCCCGTTCGAAGATCTTTGAACAAAATCGCTTTGCCCCTTTTCAAAAGCTGTTCGAAAAAATTGAGAATTTGCTATGGTTTCCACTTTTCACCCTTTAGTTGACAAAGGCTCATGTTGAAAATCTCACCGTTCAATACGGATTGTTCCGATTCTCTTCTAACTCCCCTGGAGCTAAAAGAAAAGTTGCCCGCAACTGTAGCACAAACAGAATTCGTTGAACAGTCCCGGTCTCGAACCCGGCGTATTTTAAACGGTCAAGAATCTCGCCTATTAGCTATCGTCGGCCCCTGCTCGATCCATGATCCCAGATCTGCAATTGACTATGCGCAAAAATTGAAAAAACTCTCTTCCGAAGTTGAAGAGACGCTGCTGATTGTGATGCGGGTGTATTTTGAGAAGCCGCGCACTGTTTTAGGTTGGAAAGGATTTATGTACGATCCCCACTTAAATGGTTCCTATGATGTAGCGACGGGAGTGCAGTGGACGCGCGAGCTCTTTTTACAGCTGACTGATATGGGGATTCCTTTAGCGGCAGAGCTTCTAGATCCTCTTTCCTTCCACTATTTCGGCGATTTGATCACTTGGAGCTGCATTGGGGCGCGCACTTCGTCGTCGCAAATCCATCGCCAGATTGCATCTCATCTACCGATGCCTGTCGCTTTTAAAAATAATACAGACGGCAACATCGAAATTGCAGTCAATGGCGCAGTTTCATCTTCTGAGCCTCACACCTTTCTCTCTCTCGATCCGAATGGCAAGCTTGCCTGCGTAAAGTCTCTCGGCAACCCCGACTCCCACATTGTTTTGCGTGGAGGCGAGCAGCGCTCTAATTACGACGCTTCGTCCATTGCTGAGGCGATCGCTCACTTGGAAAGCGCTCAGATGCCGCAAAAGATCATCATCGATTGCTCGCACGACAACTCCAGACGCAGTCCTTATCGGCAGCGGGAGGTACTGAGTTCAGTGATGGACCAGATCGTTGCAGGCAATGATGCGATCAAAGGATTTATTCTTGAGAGTCACATCGAGGGGGGCAACCAATCCATTCACGAGTGCGCATCCAACCTGAAATACGGCGTATCAATCACCGATCCTTGCCTTGACTGGAAAACGACAAAATCCTTGATAAAAGATGTTGATAATGCTCTTAAAACGAAAAATTTTAGAGGTGAAGGTTGCCGTCAACTTTTGCCTGAGAGAATCATTTGAAAGACAAAATCAACCAAACACTGAAAGATTCTTTGTTATCTTTAAACACCTTTTTGCTCATGTTTGCAATCTTTGGCGCCCTTGCCTCCTGTTCGACAAGGATGCTAACCGTGCACTCCGATTATGTAACGCGTGAATCGTTGGCTAGTTTTTATGTGGACACACCCGATCCCCTGCTGAACTGCCCGCCTTTTGGGCAACGCCTGGTCATCTCCTGGTCAGTTCCGAAGCAATTAATGGAATTGGATGATCCTCATCTGCGCTTGCAGCTGCGTTTTAGGAACCGCGAGCAGATCGATCGCAAGATCCCTTTGCGCAGGGCTAAAGGAACAACAGTGTTCCGCATATTGAACGATGAGTATTGCAAAACAGGAGGTTTTTTAACCTACAGAGTGCAATTGATTGCCGGAGAGTGTGTTTATGAAGAGTCACGGCATCAGCTTTGGGAAGAGCTGATCGCTATCGACCGCAATGATGATGAGAGCGGCACCATCAACTTTGTCGATCAACCACTGAAACCTTATCTACTCGAGCACTATCTTCCTCTCCCATTTTGACATGGCCTTTGACATAGTCCAAAGCCTTTTGTGCTGTATCAAAAAATCTTAGCGAAGCCCCTCTGGTGATTTCATCTTTTGTATCCTTGTTTTCTGTAAGTCCATGAGAATCCATCACTCCCCATTGAGCTGAGGATTCATCATCATCTACTTTAAATAGCAAAATCGACCCTAGTTCCTCACCCCAAGCAGAGGAATAACCAGTGACAACAAGATAATCACTTGAAGTCATTAACTCAACTTCATCATCAAAATGTTCTGTGATAAAACTGTGTTCAAATTTATAATCTTCACTTTCAAAATCTTCAGAAATTCCCTTAAAAACGCCATTAAATTCTTTTCCTTCTGGAGGATTTTCAACACGCTCTTTACCGACATGCCGATCAATGCCGTCTTTGATTA
This genomic window from Waddlia chondrophila WSU 86-1044 contains:
- a CDS encoding proton-conducting transporter membrane subunit, which translates into the protein MILPVLPLILPLIAAIVLMATLGNAKAQKWISTVAAFSMLASSIYLFFYVYRLGIVAFQLGGWEAPFGISIVLDRLSMIMLTATACVAVSVILYACGSLDEKREKSGFYPLVFCLLTGVNGAFITGDIFNLYVWYEVMLTASFVLITLGKEKDQLSAGIKYLTINFVASIFFVSAIGILYGMVGSLNMADIAKRLMDAGEVPYISGVCMLFFIAFSIKAALFPFFFWLPASYHTPPIVITALFSGTLTKVAIYTLIRFQSLYFFSETAFWKPFFLVTAFLTMIVGVLMAASQYDTRKILSFHIISQVGYMVMGMAISTIGSLAGAIYFVAHNIFSKTSLFFVAGLVNQRSHSYEIRDLGGLYSAAPALAILFSIPALALAGIPPLPGFFGKFLLVRSSLEEGDYLIAAAAILVSLATLFSMAKIWNEVYWKKKTYHAESGKISRRAVAATSFLMACVVLMGVFAGPLIALCQAAAEQILDPQQYIQAVMERG
- a CDS encoding Na+/H+ antiporter subunit C — translated: MKFLLAIVVGVLFGSGVFLLLRRSLFKLVIGLILLGHATNLLIFASGKLTLGRPPFVEQGQNSLMLADPLPQALILTAIVISLGVTAFALVLAYKFYGVTKISDLDDLKEN
- the mbhE gene encoding hydrogen gas-evolving membrane-bound hydrogenase subunit E; translation: MLGPIAILIKNRLGKWAGWIYALAPFYGILEFLWIMPTLEKDHVLTESYGWIPQYEISLSFYFDGLSEFFGLLVLGIGALILIYGSYYTKAYPRKEVFMGHLILFMAAMLGLVIAGNLLTFFLFWELTGIFSYLLIGFDHEKESARKGALQALLITGLGGQALLAGFIVLGMAYPDYEFRTLLSNPAALQNSAFYFPALILILIGALTKSAQFPFHFWLPGAMVAPTPVSAYLHSATMVKAGIFLLLRLNPVLGGTESWHYILTVVGVTTMFVGAWSSVTQTDLKKVLAYSTISALGTIVLLIGTDTEYAINAAILYILVHAFYKGTLFMLAGVIQKQTHTREIPKLGGLYRYMPLTAVVMCLALVSMAGIPPMLGFISKELVYEAKVHAPNAYWFILPAGVITNMIMVFLSLRLSIDVFWGKAGQYLKRPEKPVISMILGPVVLVFLSLVLGIFPESIANALTAEAISDINPHFGAIELKLWTGWNTIQLISLLTLVLGGFLYIKKEVFIESVQRVNVRYCSQKFSDLFFRLIDRFLAFTKEKTGIVQHGYHRFYLMTIFSVASAFVWLLLWHSHAVEIALNFDEIPISQAAILLLIIVSVFYAVSSPSRVVALISMGVVGFGIVMVFIVFSGVDLPITMILAEVMMIILSMALLYYLPRYVSQSDKGERMRDAVIATAVGASMAVLILQANAVDLGAPISNFYKEVSYPEAFGRNIVNVILVDFRAFDTLGEITVLTIAALGIFSLMNGETAIEKMREESAILQIAAKILRPLLIALSVVVFLRGHNDPGGGFIAGLMVGAAEILYMMAFGVSQGRKVIFLNPIKMMGLGLAFSVLSGFPGVLFGVPFMKGEWIDLGMGIKLGTPILFDLGVYCTVIGMLTQTAFLLMEE
- a CDS encoding 3-deoxy-7-phosphoheptulonate synthase, which gives rise to MLKISPFNTDCSDSLLTPLELKEKLPATVAQTEFVEQSRSRTRRILNGQESRLLAIVGPCSIHDPRSAIDYAQKLKKLSSEVEETLLIVMRVYFEKPRTVLGWKGFMYDPHLNGSYDVATGVQWTRELFLQLTDMGIPLAAELLDPLSFHYFGDLITWSCIGARTSSSQIHRQIASHLPMPVAFKNNTDGNIEIAVNGAVSSSEPHTFLSLDPNGKLACVKSLGNPDSHIVLRGGEQRSNYDASSIAEAIAHLESAQMPQKIIIDCSHDNSRRSPYRQREVLSSVMDQIVAGNDAIKGFILESHIEGGNQSIHECASNLKYGVSITDPCLDWKTTKSLIKDVDNALKTKNFRGEGCRQLLPERII